The nucleotide window TGAAGGAGGATTTGTCAGGTTTGATTTGGTCCCATGGAGAGAGGGTTTCAAGTAAAGATGGTTTTTCTGGTTCAAAGATGTGTTGGTGGAGGCCATGACAAGCAGCCATAATAATTTGTGTAGAAAGTATTCTGTTAGTGTTGAATGATGGTAAATCAGAAAGAGAGAAGGAAGGTTAAGTAATATTGTTGGTGAGGAGAAAGCAGCAAGAGAGCATGGAATGGATGGGGGTTTGAAAAAATCAAGGGGAAGGTGCTATAAATTGGGAGGTTGCTGTTTTTTTGGTCTTGACTTTGGTTTTGAGTTGAATGCAGATTGGTGGTTAAGAATGCAGGTATGTTCCTTTTCTagtggttattattttatcgtGTTTTTCTTACAACATTTTAGCACATTTAATCTCTCCTTTTATGGCTGGACTTAACTCCATTttactatattttcatattcacCCTTtcgttatattattattaattttttttacaaaattaaactctttgTGAATTTTATTGcaatactaatatatatatatgagactattttccacccaagttatatatatatatatatatatattaatgacaAATTCCTACCAGTTTGATATATAAGATGATTGAAGGTAAAATAACTGTTTATCAACTGTCATATTACCTGCCTTTTTCTGAAccattagattaaaattttttatctggCAGTGGAGAAGAGATAATGTGACCTCAGTAGAGTTGCCATCCAAACCATTGAGAAGGAGATTTTTGTTAGTTCTAATGACAAGCTGCCAAGTGAAAGGTATGTGGTGGCATCCAGAGATATTGATGTGAACAATTCTTTCTTCCAGTCTATTTCTG belongs to Mangifera indica cultivar Alphonso chromosome 2, CATAS_Mindica_2.1, whole genome shotgun sequence and includes:
- the LOC123199534 gene encoding uncharacterized protein LOC123199534, which produces MDGGLKKSRGRCYKLGGCCFFGLDFGFELNADWWLRMQWRRDNVTSVELPSKPLRRRFLLVLMTSCQVKDIPTLADCHWLSSQFTKRKNWGKMSPRNSNKSKS